In Sphaerisporangium krabiense, the DNA window ACCCGCTTCGCGTTCCTGGTCATGAACGAGTTCGACGCGGTGCTGACGCCCACCGTCACCCAGCCGCCCGCGCCGGTCGGCTGGTTCGAGGACGCCGACGACCCCCAGGTCACATTCGAGCGCATGGAGCGTTTCGCCCCCTTCGCCGCGACCTGCAACGTCAGCGGCCAGCCGGCCGTCAACCTCCCCCTGCACTGGACGGAGGCCGGGCTGCCCATCGGCGTGATGCTCGCCGGGCGCTTCGGCGACGAGGCCACGCTGATCTCGCTGTCGGCCCAGGTCGAGGCGGCCGTCGGCGGGTTCTGGGGCGAGCGGCGCCCCGCGCTGTGGTGACGGTCACCGCGGGCGCGGCACGCCGATCAGCCTGACCAGCTCGGCCGAGACGTCCGCCAGGAGCGTCGCCGGGCGGATCGGCGCGCCGGCGACCGCGCCGAACAGGCTCGGCAGGCCCGGCAGCGGGAAGCCGTCGTCCCGGGTGGCCCGGTGGCCGACGCCGTTCTTGTCCAGGAGCGCCCGGCTCCTGGCCCAGGCGTCCAGCACCTCCTCGGGCGAGGGCACCCCGAAGCCGTGGCCGACCGGCGCGGCGTGGCGCAGCCGCACCACCGGGGTGTCGGCGAAGGTCAGCGCCACCTTGCAGCGCAGGGCCAGGCCGTGGCGTGCCTCCTCGGGGATCCAGTCCATCGCCGTGCAGGGCTTGCGGCACTTGGCCACGCACGTGGCGAGCGCCCCGGCGAGCTGGCTGTGCTGGCGGTCGAAGTACGTCCGCCAGCCCTCCGGCGGCTCCTGCGCCACCCGCAGCGTGCGCTCGGCGGCGGACTTCTCCGACTTGGTGTGGTCGCACTCCCGGTCGCCGATCGCCCCGAAGCGGCTGCCCTCGGCGCGCAGGCCCTCCGGCCAGCGCGCCGGGTCGCCCGAGTGGCCGAGCACCGGCTCGAAGGCCAGCAAGGGCAGGTACTCGCCGGCGATGTGCAGGGCCGCGATCATCGAGCTGAGCTCCCGCCGCTCCCAGCGGATCTTGATCACTTCCAGCAGCAGCCCGTAGGCCGGCCTGAGCGAGGCCAGGGCCCCGCGGGGCCGCTCGCGCGGCGTCTGCGGCATGTGACAGTCGCGCGCCCGCCTGCGCAGGTCGCTCCGCACGGCCGCGGCGTCGGCCTCGGCGGCGAAGTCCTCGGCGTCCAGCGTCAGCAGGCGCTGCCCGAACTCGCACAGGGCGGGGACCAGCACCGCATGGGGGACGACCATGGGGGCCAGGGCGCCGAGATCGGCGAAGGCGTACCTGCGCGCGAGCGCGGTGAGCAGGTCGAGAGGGGAGTTCACCCTGGACACCTTCTCACGCGACCGGTGAGGTTCCCTCGGCCCGCGCGACCACCGCGCGGGCGAGCCCGATCAGCGCCCCGGGAGGCGGCGGCCCCGCGGGCGATCGGACGTGGACGGCGAAGGCGCCCTGGGACGTCCGCGCCGCCACCACGCCCGGGTAGAGCATGGCGCGCCCGCCCATGCCGGGGACCGGCCGCCCCTTCTCGCGGCTGAGCGTCCCGCCGAGGGCGATCAGGAAGACGGCCCGGGGCCCGGCGGCGGCGTGCACGTCCACGGTCACCGGGGTGGCCCCGGTCGCCTCGTACCGGCACGAGCGCACGGCGAGCCAGGGCGGCATGGGCGTGTCGCCCGCCCACGCCCCGGCGGGGCCGAAGGGGACGCCGAGCGCCCGGCGCAGGTCGGCGGGGGTGACGAGCGAGGCCGGGCCGCCGGGCTCCTCCTCGTCCCGGCGGCGGGACGCGGCGCCGAACACGGAGACCTCCCCGAGGTTCTCCGGGGCCTCCAGCAGGTGCTCGCCGGTGTCGTCGTAGGACGCGGCGCCGCGGTGGCGTGAGCCGGTGAGCACCTCCACGGCCTCGACCCAGCCGGTCCTGCGTCCCACGCGCGCCCGCACCAGGTCCCCCTCGGCGAGGGGCCGCCACAGCTCCTCGGCGATGCCGTACGCCTTCACCTCGCGCGTGCGGCCGTCGTCCAGCGCGAGCCAGTAGGCGTACTTCGGATCGTCGTCGCCGCCCACCCGGAACCGGCGCAGCCGCACGATCTGCCCCTCGGCCTCCGCCTTGGTGGTGAGGTCCGCCAGGACGCGGTAGATCGGCACGCCGGCCGTCAGCCCGGCGGCCAGGACGGCCACGGGCAGGTTCAGGGACCCCGGCCAGTCGAACACGGCGGAGCCGACGACGCCGAGCAGCCAGGTCCAGAAGCCGCAGAAGAACGCGGCGGCGAGCGCGGCGAACACGATCGGGCCCGGCGGGCGGCCCCACAGGAACCGGCGAGGGTAGGTCACCGTGACCACGTGCCACATGCCGCCGAAATCGGACCAGGCGCGCCGGTCGTCGGCGGGACGGCCGATCGGCAGGCTCGCCACGGCCCGGCCCGCCAAGCCCAGGGCGGCGGCGTAGGCCAGGTGCCGCCCCCAGATCGTGACGGCGGCGGCGGGCCGCTCGGCGAACCCCTCGCCCGCCGCCAGGTGCGCGCGCACGCCCATCCAGTACCCGGCCACGCGCGCGCCCTCGGCGGTGCCGCGCTCGCCGTTCAGCCTGCCCATCAGCGCGACCAGCGCGCCGAACCCCAGGACCGCCGCGGCGAAGCCCCCGTCGCCGTCCGAGGAGGAGGAGTGCGTGGTGACGCTCACGGCGACCCCGAGCGCTCCGGCGGGCACGGCCGCGGCGGCGGTCAGCACGGCCGCCTGGACCCGGTTCCAGCGCGGGCGCGACAGGCCCTTCTCGCGCGCCTCCGCGATCACCTTCTTCCTGAAGCTCTTCCACCAGCGGCCGAGGTTGCGGGAGCCCTCCGCGAGCGCTCCCGTGGCCACCACGCCGTCGGTCGCCAGGGACCGCACATGGTCGTACACGAGCTTCTCGTAGGGCCGCAGCGGCGTCCCGGGCACGCGGAGCCGCACCAGGGACAGTTCGGGCCCGATCTCCTCGATCTGGACGGCCCCCCGCGCCGCCAGGTCCAGCAGGGTGGCCGCCACGGCCTCGTCGCCGAGCCGCACGCCGCCGGTGATCAGGCCGACCAGCGCGGGCGACTCCTCGCGCAGCTCCGCGGTGGCGGGGCCGGGGACGACGGCCGGGGTGCGGGTGGCGGCGGCCAGCGCCGCCAGAAGCAGCAGCCACAGGCCGGCGGCGACCGCGGCGGCGACGAAGAAGACCATGGTCGGGGAAACGGCCTAGAAGCGGACCTGGACCGGGCCGCGCTCCTCGCCGGGAGCCTGGAAGTACTCCCGTTCCCGGAAGCCCGCCATGCCCGCCACGACGTTCGCGGGAACGGTCTGGATGCCGTTGTTGTAGGCCAGGACGGCGTCGTTGTAGTACTGCCGCGCGTAGGCGATGCGGTTCTCGCCGTTGGCCAGCTCGTCCTGCAGGGCCGCGAAGTTCCGGTCCGCCTTCAGCGCGGGGTAGGCCTCCGAGACGGCGAAGAGGCCGCGCAGCGCGCCGGTCAGCATGTTCTCGGCCACGGCCTGGTCCTGGGGGCCGTGGGCGGAGGCCGCCTGACGCCGGGCCGCGGTCACGGCCTCCAGGGTGCCGCGCTCGTGCGCCGCGTACCCCTTGACGGTCTCGACCAGGTTCGGGATCAGGTCGTGGCGGCGCTTGAGCTGCACGTCGATCTGCGCCCAGGCGTTGTCGACGGCTCCCCGCCTCCGGACCAGGCCGTTGTAGGCGCCGACGGCGGCGAAGACGAGGAGGGCGAAGAGGAGGGCGAGGGCGCCGGCGGCGACGAGGGCGATCAAGGAGGGCCTCCCGGGCGTACGGGACGGCGCGCACATCCGCCGTATCCGGCCGTGCGGCGGGCCGCCGTCCTGCTCGGCTCCCATGAGACCCGCCCGGGCTTGCAGCGTGCTTACAGCGCGCTGAAGCCGTCACCGCCCGCCCGGCTCATGGCCGGGCGGGCAGGGCTCGGGCGGTCAGGCCGCCGAGGCGTCGCGGGCTCGGGCGCGCAGCGCGCGGCTGATGCCGTCCGCACCCTCCAGCAGCAGGCGGCGCAGGGCGTGCGGCGGCTCCTCGGCGGAGATGTAGTCCTGCGTGCGGGCGACCGTGGACGGCTCGATCAGCAGCATGGGGTAGCAGCCCATGGCGAAGCGCTGCGCGGTGTCGAACGTCCACTCCTTGTAGATGCGGCCGACCTCGGAGAAGAACAGCTCGCCGTACGGCTGGAGCAGCTCGGTGTGGTGGGGGTCCATGAAGCCGACGATCGTGGAGCGCAGCACCGCGCCGCTCAGCGTGCCGCCGACGATGGACGCCCACGCCTCGGCCTTGCCCTCGGCCGTCGGGATCGCCGCACGGCACAGCGCCGCGGAGCGCTCGCCGGTGGCCGTCGGGTCGCGCCGCAGCTCCTCGGCGATGTCGGCGTCGCCGTAGACACCGCCGGACACCAGGGCGTGGATCAGCGTCCAGCGGAGGTCGGCGTCGACGGTCAGGCCCTCGGGCGCCGCCTCGCCGTCCAGGATCGCCTTCACGAAGGCGAGGTCCTCGGGGGAGGTGGCGCCCGCGGTGAAGGCGTTGACGTAGGCGAGCTGGTGGTCGGAGCCCGGCTCGGCCGTGGCGATCAGGTCGCGCAGGGCACGCGACAGCCCGGCCAGGCCGGTGTCGCGCCAGGCCGGGTCGGCGTACTGCTGGACGGCCAGGCGGGCCTGGCGCAGCACCGTCTGCAGCACGGTGATGTCGGTGATCGAGTGGACGCCCGAGATGACGAGCCTGACGTAGTCGCGGGTCGCCATCTCGGCGTCGCGGGTCATGTCCCAGGCGGCCGACCAGCACAGGGCCCGCGGCAGGGACTCGGTGACCGCCGCGATGCCGCCGTCGACGAGCGTGCGCAGCGAGCGCTCGTCCAGGCGGATCTTGGCGTAGGTCAGGTCGTCGTCGTTGATGAGGATCAGGTCCGGCTGGGGCTCGCCGACCAGCTCGTGCACGGGAGTGCGGGCGCCGACGACGTCCAGCTCGACGCGCTTGACCCGCGTGAGGGTCTCGCCCTGCCGGGAGTACAGGCCGATGGCGACGCGGTGCGAGCGCAGCGTCGGGTAGTCGGCCGGGGCCTCCTGCAGCACGTCGAAGCCGAGGAAGCGCCCCTGCTCGTCGACGGTGAAGGACGGGCGCAGGGTGTTGACCCAGGAGGTCTCCAGCCATTCCTTCGACCAGGAGGACAGGTCGCGGCCGGAGGTGCGCTCCAGCGCCGACAGCAGGTCCTTCAGCTCGGTGTTGCCCCAGGCGTGCTCGCCGAAGTAGTCGCGCACGCCCGCCAGGAAGTTGTCCAGGCCGACGTAGGCGACGAGCTGCTTGAGCACCGCCGCGCCCTTGGCGTAGGTGATGCCGTCGAAGTTGACCTCGACCGCCTGCATGTCGGGGATGTCGGCGGCGATGGGGTGGGTGGAGGGGAGCTGGTCCTGGCGGTAGGCCCAGGACTTCTCGACGTTGGCGAACGTGGTCCAGGCGCCCTGCCCCCAGCGGGTGGCCTCGGCCTGGCACAGCACCGACATGTAGGTGGCGAAGGACTCGTTGAGCCACAGGTCGTCCCACCAGCGCATGGTGACCAGGTCGCCGAACCACATGTGCGCCATCTCGTGCAGGATCGTCTCGGCGCGGCGCTCCACCATGGCGTCGGTGACGCGGGAGCGGAAGATGTAGTCCTCCAGGAAGGTGACCGCGCCGGCGTTCTCCATGGCGCCCGCGTTGAACTCGGGCACGAAGATCTGGTCGTACTTGCCGAAGGCGTAGCGCAGGCCGAACACCCGGTGGAAGAAGTCGAAGCCCTGCTTGGTGAGCTCCAGCACGTTGCCGGCGTCGAGGTGCTCGGCCAGGGACGCGCGGCAGTAGACGCCGAGCGGGATGCCGTCGTGCTCGTCGCGGACGACCTCGTACGGCCCGGCGATGAGGGCGGTGATGTAGGTGGACATCACCGGGGTGGGCGGGAAGTGCCAGCGCTTGGCCGTCTGGAGGGTGCCGTGGCGGCCGCGGTGCTCCTCCAGGTCGTCGACGGAGTCGGGGGCGGCGTTGGAGACGACCTGCCAGTCGGCGGGGGCGAGCACGGACAGCTCGAAGGTCGCCTTCAGGTCGGGCTGGTCGAAGCAGGCGTACATGCGGTGGGCGTCGGCGGTCTCGAACTGCGAGTGCAGGTAGACCTTCTGGTCGACGGGGTCGACGAAGCGGTGGAGGCCCTCGCCGGTGCGCATGTAGGTGAGGTCGGCGTCGAGGCGCAGTTCGTTGTGCGCGGCGAGCCCGGGCAGGGGCAGGCGGCCGGTCTCGGCGTCGTAGGCGGTGACGTCGAGCTCGGTGCCGTTGAGCACGGCGGAGCGGACCTTGGCGCCCGCCAGGTCGATGAAGGTAGAGGCGCCGGGGTCGGCGCTGGAGAAGCGGACGGTCGTGACGCTCTCGAACCGTTCGTCGCCCTCGGTGAGATCGAGCTCGACGGAGTAGGACTCGACCTTGAGCAGTCGGGCCCGCTCCCGGGCTTCGTCACGGGTCAGGTTGCCAGCCACATCCGCTCCTCTTCACAAATCTCCCCCGCCCCTTCGCGAGAGGAATGCATGAATCCTGCCACGTCGGTCGCGCGAATGCCGCACCGGAAGGGGCTCTTTCCCCCGGTGAGGGGCTTACGCCGACCGCGAAGCACGCTCCGGGAGACTCCTTCCCGACCGGGAGGAGTGAGGAAAGTCAGGAATTGGGCAAGCCGTCACCGCTCCTCACGGGGTATCGGTCACTGTCCGATACCGGTGATGTCAGTGGTACAGAAGGGACGATCACCGCCATTTCCATTCCCTATCAAATTTGCAGGGAATAGAGTCGTGGTGCTAGGGGTTGTCGCACGTGCTACTGGAACAACGAGCAGGAAGACGGCCATGACTGAACGAATCCCGGTGGACTTCTGGTTCGATCCGATCTGCCCATGGGCGTGGATGACGTCGCGCTGGGTCCACGAGGTCGCCGCCGTGCGGCCGATCGAACCGCGCTGGCACATCATGAGCCTCGCCGTGCTGAACGAGGGCAAGGACGTCTCCCCGGAGTACAAGGAGATCCTCAAGCACGCCATCAAGCCCGTCCGCGTGCTCCAGGCCGCGGCCGAGAAGTACGGCGAGGGCGTCCTCGGCTCCCTGTACACCGAGCTCGGGACCCGCATCCACAACCAGGGACGGCTCAAGTCCGCCGAGATCGGCGGCGCGGAGGAGGGCTCCGGCGTCTCCGAGGTGTTCCGCGAGGTCGTCGGGGAGGCCCTGGAGGCCGCGGGACTGGACCCGGCCCTCACCGAGGCCGCGACCACCACCCAGTACGACGAGGCCGTGCGCCGGTCGCACGAGCGCGGCATCGGACTCGTCGGCCAGGAGGTCGGCACCCCCGTCATCGCCGTGGACGAGGTGGCCTTCTTCGGGCCCGTCGTCTCCCCGGCTCCCAAGGGCGAGGACGCCGCCAAGCTCTGGGACGGGGTGCTGCTCGTCGCGCGGACCGACGGCTTCTTCGAACTGAAGCGCTCGCGCACCCGCTCCCCGATCTTCGACTGACCCGCCCGGGCGCGCCGGAGGGTTGCGGCGCTCCGGCGCCCATGGTCGACTCCGCAACAGAGCCCGCGGACGGCGGTTCCGATCAGGGATACGAGCCGGCCGGGCGGGCGACAGGGAAGGGCGGTGCCATGGAGCGGGGCGGGCGGCGGGCGGGCGCGTTCGAGGTCGCGCTGGCGCTGGGCGGCCTGCTGCTGGTGGTGCTCGCCCTGCAGAGCGCGGGCCCCGCGCTCGCGGCGCTGCGCGGCGACGGCACGCACGGCACCTTCACCGCGCGCCGGCTGGAGTGCGTCCAGCACCCGGGCCACGAGCAGTGCGCCTGGCTCGGCGCCTTCCGGCCCGCCGGCGGCGGGACCCTGCGGGAGGACGTCGCGTTCTACGGCGCCGAGCGGGACACCTTCACGGCCGGGGCATCCTCGCCCGCGTTCGACACCGGCAGGCGCGGCCACGTGTACGGCCCCGGGGGCTCCAACGAGTGGGTGGTCGTCGCGGCGATGCTGCTCGCCGGCCTGGCCCTCATGGCGTGGCCCCTGCTGCGCCCGCGCCGCCGCCGGCCCGCGCCGGCGGTGGACTCCTGAGCGTCAGGGCGCCTGCAGCAGGATCTTGCGCGCCGCGTCCTTGGTCAGGCGGTCGACGTACAGGACGCCTTCGAGGTGGTCGAACTCGTGCTGGAAGCAGCGGGCCAGCAGGCCGCGCGCCTTCACCCGCAGCGGCCGCCCGAGCCGGTCGTACCCGGTGACGGTCACGCCCGCGGCGCGCGGCGTGCGCGCGTAGAGGGGCTTGCCGGTCGCGCGGCCGGGCACCGATAGGCACCCCTCCTCGTCCAGCACCTCCTCGGCGTCGTCGACGGTCAGCTCGGGGTTGATCACGTGCCCCTTGCGCCCGGCGGCGTCGTAGACGAAGAGCCGCCGGGACACGCCGATCTGCGGCGCGGCGAGCCCGACGCCGTCGGCGGCGTACATGGCCTCCATCATCTCGTCGACGAGCCTGCGAAGATCTCTGTCGAACTCCGTGACCGGCTCGGCGGGGGTGCGCAGGACGGGGTCGCCGATCACGCGGATCTCGCGCATGAAGATCTCCTGTAAGAGGTCAACCAGCCTAGTGGCTCTTACTGTATCGGAATAAGCGCCGGTCCAGGGCCCCGCGCCGAAGCGGGACGGCGCGGCCCGGCGGCTCGTTCCGCGGCGAGGATGCGAGAATGGGCCCGTGCGCGTCTACATCGCCGCCGACCACGCCGGCTATGAACTCAAGAACCATCTGGTCTCGACACTGAAGGAGCGTGGCCACGAGGTCGTAGACGAAGGCCCCTTCGTCTACGACGCCGAGGACGACTATCCGATCTTCATCCTCCGCGCCGCCGAGGCGGTCTCCAGCGACGAGGGCAGCCTCGGCGTGGTGATCGGCGGCTCCGGCAACGGCGAGC includes these proteins:
- the def gene encoding peptide deformylase, coding for MREIRVIGDPVLRTPAEPVTEFDRDLRRLVDEMMEAMYAADGVGLAAPQIGVSRRLFVYDAAGRKGHVINPELTVDDAEEVLDEEGCLSVPGRATGKPLYARTPRAAGVTVTGYDRLGRPLRVKARGLLARCFQHEFDHLEGVLYVDRLTKDAARKILLQAP
- a CDS encoding LemA family protein — its product is MIALVAAGALALLFALLVFAAVGAYNGLVRRRGAVDNAWAQIDVQLKRRHDLIPNLVETVKGYAAHERGTLEAVTAARRQAASAHGPQDQAVAENMLTGALRGLFAVSEAYPALKADRNFAALQDELANGENRIAYARQYYNDAVLAYNNGIQTVPANVVAGMAGFREREYFQAPGEERGPVQVRF
- the pepN gene encoding aminopeptidase N produces the protein MAGNLTRDEARERARLLKVESYSVELDLTEGDERFESVTTVRFSSADPGASTFIDLAGAKVRSAVLNGTELDVTAYDAETGRLPLPGLAAHNELRLDADLTYMRTGEGLHRFVDPVDQKVYLHSQFETADAHRMYACFDQPDLKATFELSVLAPADWQVVSNAAPDSVDDLEEHRGRHGTLQTAKRWHFPPTPVMSTYITALIAGPYEVVRDEHDGIPLGVYCRASLAEHLDAGNVLELTKQGFDFFHRVFGLRYAFGKYDQIFVPEFNAGAMENAGAVTFLEDYIFRSRVTDAMVERRAETILHEMAHMWFGDLVTMRWWDDLWLNESFATYMSVLCQAEATRWGQGAWTTFANVEKSWAYRQDQLPSTHPIAADIPDMQAVEVNFDGITYAKGAAVLKQLVAYVGLDNFLAGVRDYFGEHAWGNTELKDLLSALERTSGRDLSSWSKEWLETSWVNTLRPSFTVDEQGRFLGFDVLQEAPADYPTLRSHRVAIGLYSRQGETLTRVKRVELDVVGARTPVHELVGEPQPDLILINDDDLTYAKIRLDERSLRTLVDGGIAAVTESLPRALCWSAAWDMTRDAEMATRDYVRLVISGVHSITDITVLQTVLRQARLAVQQYADPAWRDTGLAGLSRALRDLIATAEPGSDHQLAYVNAFTAGATSPEDLAFVKAILDGEAAPEGLTVDADLRWTLIHALVSGGVYGDADIAEELRRDPTATGERSAALCRAAIPTAEGKAEAWASIVGGTLSGAVLRSTIVGFMDPHHTELLQPYGELFFSEVGRIYKEWTFDTAQRFAMGCYPMLLIEPSTVARTQDYISAEEPPHALRRLLLEGADGISRALRARARDASAA
- a CDS encoding mycothiol-dependent nitroreductase Rv2466c family protein; the encoded protein is MTERIPVDFWFDPICPWAWMTSRWVHEVAAVRPIEPRWHIMSLAVLNEGKDVSPEYKEILKHAIKPVRVLQAAAEKYGEGVLGSLYTELGTRIHNQGRLKSAEIGGAEEGSGVSEVFREVVGEALEAAGLDPALTEAATTTQYDEAVRRSHERGIGLVGQEVGTPVIAVDEVAFFGPVVSPAPKGEDAAKLWDGVLLVARTDGFFELKRSRTRSPIFD
- a CDS encoding DUF2207 family protein, whose translation is MVFFVAAAVAAGLWLLLLAALAAATRTPAVVPGPATAELREESPALVGLITGGVRLGDEAVAATLLDLAARGAVQIEEIGPELSLVRLRVPGTPLRPYEKLVYDHVRSLATDGVVATGALAEGSRNLGRWWKSFRKKVIAEAREKGLSRPRWNRVQAAVLTAAAAVPAGALGVAVSVTTHSSSSDGDGGFAAAVLGFGALVALMGRLNGERGTAEGARVAGYWMGVRAHLAAGEGFAERPAAAVTIWGRHLAYAAALGLAGRAVASLPIGRPADDRRAWSDFGGMWHVVTVTYPRRFLWGRPPGPIVFAALAAAFFCGFWTWLLGVVGSAVFDWPGSLNLPVAVLAAGLTAGVPIYRVLADLTTKAEAEGQIVRLRRFRVGGDDDPKYAYWLALDDGRTREVKAYGIAEELWRPLAEGDLVRARVGRRTGWVEAVEVLTGSRHRGAASYDDTGEHLLEAPENLGEVSVFGAASRRRDEEEPGGPASLVTPADLRRALGVPFGPAGAWAGDTPMPPWLAVRSCRYEATGATPVTVDVHAAAGPRAVFLIALGGTLSREKGRPVPGMGGRAMLYPGVVAARTSQGAFAVHVRSPAGPPPPGALIGLARAVVARAEGTSPVA